The Cryptococcus deuterogattii R265 chromosome 6, complete sequence genomic sequence CTCTTGAGAGAGCACCAGCATCAGTTCGGTTAATACCGTGTCGAGTGATACTCATCAAAGCACCCTTGCTGCACATAAGATCACACAACAGCGCAAGATGTCGGTAGTTGACGTAGGAACCACCCATCTCAATAACACCGTTAAGCTCCTTATAGAGCGCATTTCGGGCAGCTTCGATACCAAGAGTCTCATAAACTTCGTAACAGTTGTTGGAGTAAGTTCTGAAAGCGTTGACACCGTCAACAGCCATAACTTCCTTGAGGTTTATACCGTCCGTTTCGAGGAACCATTCCTTCTGCTGATCGTATTCACCGTTCTGAGAGATAACAACCTGCTTGCCTTCCGAGATGAAAACTCGAGTGATACCAGTGATACCACCAAGCTCAACTTGGTCGAGCAAAGTGCCTTCAATTCTCTTGAGGAACATGTCCTCGTCACCCAAcagttcttcatcctccttctcggcAACGACTCGAATACGAATAACAAGCTTGGGAGCATTGTCTTCAGAGTGAATAACAAAGACGTCTTTGCCCACGGTGTCGGCAATGGCATCGACAATCTGCGACATTTCATAACCACCTTCAAGTACCTTGGCTCGGTCAAGCTCAAGACGCAATAGCCAAGGGGAATGCAGCTCCAGTCTGATGTCTTCATCAGGAATCGCGAAGAACGCGTCCACAAAGtccttgtcttcctcaatATCCGTAGAGTCAAGCTTAGGGTCGTAGAAGATCTCAACAGTGGCAGTAATATCTCTCAAGCGAGTGTACGTCAACTTTCGCATGATCTGATGCGCATCCTCTTCGGTCTTACTATACTCGGGATCGAGATAGACGTTTAAAGCAGGAGTTCGAATGTTGATAGCGACGTTGATGATTTCCTTCAGACGAGGAACACCACCAGTCACAGATTTACTCGCCACACCCGCATAATGGAATGTGTTAAGCGTCATCTGAGTGGCAGGCTCACCAATAGACTGAGCAGCAAGCGTACCAACCATTTCGGCAGCATTGACAACAGCCTTGTTGAAGATTTGTTCCACTTCTCCGATGACCCAGTCGAACGCCTCCCTGTTAAGGTGGTACTCTTCCAGAACTCGACGAGTAGCAAGGTGGGATCGCAAAAGCATGTTGAACACAAGGGTAGCGTTTTTCTGTGCCGCTCTTGAAAGCTTGTCATCGCCTCGCACCACAAGAAGCCTCTCGGCCAGGGCATCTCTTTGTTCGAGCAAGTAGACGGGATCAAGATCAGAGGGAACACGAGGGTCAATGTGGAAGATTTGCTGAGAATTCTGGATGACACGTTGGATGTTGACAGGTAAGGGGTGACCGGGGGTGCCGTCCTGGTAAATTTCGGAACGAAGGATATGACGGTCCTCGGAGATTTGAGCAAACTCTTCGTCAAGGAGCTTttgaagagagatggatgattgGTCAATCCCGGCCTGAAGAACCCCCTTGGAGAAGCCATTGGCACCAAGAACATCAATCTTATATCGCCTCTCAAACGCTCGATCGGAGAGTCGGATAATATCCAAACTCTGTTTTGCATTAGCTGTCTTCCCCTTCTGATAGATGAATTTGCTCACCTGCTTCTCCATTGCAGCACCGTCCATACCGTCTTCACCATACAAGAACTGCACAACCTCATTCACACTATTTCTCACAGTACCGTCATAAGCAACCTTCAAGTCCTCCATCGCCTTGACCAATCTTCTTTGGATATAACCAGTCTCGGCAGTCTTGACAGCGGTATCAATCAAACCTTCTCGACCACCCATAGCGTGGAACCAGAATTCCTGAGGAGTCAAACCACGCAAGTATGAGTTTTCAACGAAACCTCGAGACTCAGGCCCATAGTCGTCTTTTGAGAAGTGTGGTAATGATCGGTGTCGGAACCCGAACGCGATACGCTTTCCTTCCACAAACTGCTGACCCACAACACCACTCATCTGGGAGATGTTAATGAACGAACCCTTGGCACCGGACACCACCATCTGCTTGACATTGTTGTCCGCCTTGAGGTTATCCTGAGTCGTCTTACCAGTCCAATCACGCGCCTTGTTAAGCTCTGCGGCGATAGACGCTTCGAGGGTTTCTCGGATAGTCATACCGGGCTTGGGCTTCATTCGGTTCGCTTCAGCTTCTTGGATCAACTTTTGGACAGCTTCCTTGGCTTCCACCATTCGGTTGGTGATACCCGCCATAGTCGCCTTATCAACAATGGTGTCACCGATACCGACGGAGAAACCGTAGTGCAGTAACCAATAGTTAACAACCCTTTGCACCGCTGAGAAGAAATCTCGAGCAGCGACGTGGCCCAGTTCCCGGAAGATGACGTGCACCAAACCGTTGTTGGCACTGCCGGCCATGTTCTTCACAATCGTTCCGTGCACCAACTCTCCATTTTCGATCAACACATTCTCATCCGTCACGTCGATAGGCGAAGGCTTCTCATTGTTTTTGTAGGTGATGTTGATTCCCTTGGGAATGGTCATGGATAAAAGCTGTTTACCGGTCCACATGGGCTTAGGCTTGAAAATGGCTGGTGGAGGAATGGTTCCGTCCCATTCAGGAagccaaagaagaatgtgcTGAACTTGAAGCCAGTCGAGGAAATTGTCTCGGAGAGTGAATTTACGGATACCACACAGAGTGTCCTGAACAATACCCATAACCGGCTTGTTCGCTTGGGGCGAGACAATCTACTCTCGTCGTCAGCTTGGATTTGAATACGCCTACCATATCACATACCTGTCTGGGAACCCAAGCAATCTGACTCAACTCTGCTCTTGTCTCTTCACTCTGCGGAACGCTACAGATCCATCAGTTTCGGCCTATGCTGCTCGAGCTTTCCTCTACTTACTGCAAGTTCATTTCATCACCGTCGAAATCAGCATTATAAGGTGAGGTACTATATATGTAGTCGTCAGTAGAACGCTTTGAAAATGTACTTGCGAAACATACACTGAAAGGTTCAAACGGAAAGCTAAACAAACGAATCAGCGAGTATCCTGATGTGCACACTGAAACCACTTACTAGAATAATTCATCAACTTGACTCGATGGGACATCATGGACATTTTATGCAAACTCGGTTGTCGGTTAAACAATACGTAGCTGTCGTTTGTCAGTTcagacttcttcttcttccattcttgcGAATTGGACTcactctccatccttcaaatGTCTTTCCACAATCCAACCAAACTGCAAACTGATCGGTTCACCAGATTTGCGGTACTTCAAATCGACTCGTTCTCCAGTGTCCTTGACGTAGTATCGAGCACCGGGATAGGTAGCGGGACCATTGTTGACAAGGGTTTGAAGGTAGACAATATTGTATGGAGTGACTAGATTTTGATAAAATCAGTGGATGCTTGAGCAGTAAGTACCCAGAGAACTCACCTCGCTCAGGGTATGTCAAAGTCATGGCGATACTCTTGGGCACACCGACCTGATCCAATTGCAAGTTGGGATCACCAGTAATAACCGTTCGCGCTGAAAAATCGACACGCTTTCCCATCAAATTACCTCTCATAcgaccttcttttccttttaaCCTCGCCCTGATAGCCTTGATAGCCCTACCTCCCTTCTGTTGATCTCTTGGCAGTCCTGCAATGTCATTGTCCATGTATGTACATACATGATACTGAAGCAAGTCGAACTGTTCGTTTACGACACTGGGCGGTACACCTTCGGCCTCCATTCGTCGTACGACACCGTTGAACTTGATGATCTGTGAAAGCTTGTAGGTCAAATCGTCTTCACTACGCATGGCACCACCGTCGACGGCGATTGAAGGTCGGACAGCTGCAGGAGGTACAGGAAGAACAGTAAGGATCATCCAATCGGGTCGGGCATAGTCGGCATTGAGACCCATGATATGCAGGTCCTCGGGAGTGATCTTTTTAAGGATGTTGTAAACTTCCCCTGGAGAAACATTGCGTTCCTCTGGCTCGGTGGTCTCATCCTGCTAATATTTAGAAAGAGACATGGATGAAAACAACGAAAATAAACACACCTCTCCCTTGTCGGTAGGCTTCCAGACACCCAGCAATTTtaatcccttctttctccataCAGGTTGTTCGTGACCACAACCACCGTGACCTTTCAATGccgccttcttttcttgcaGATACTCGTCCTCAAATGTGGCATCGCCGttatccttttcatccaGCTCATCAGGTTCACAgatcttcttgtccttggcCAGCGCCCAAATGGCTTTGAGTCGGTGTTGAGCCTTTATACGTCGGACCGCATTCGCTACCATCGGATCTCGCTGGAGAAACGATCAATCAGCACCAACGTAAACTGGAAATAAAAGAGTCAACACACCATGTCGACCTTGAGTTTTCCACAGCTATAACAAACACACTccaagatcttcttcaccttgacAATGAAACCTTGGTGAAAAACCGGTCTGGCAAGTTCGATATGACCAAAGTGACCTGGACATTCGGACATGCCTTCGAGACAAGTTTGACATTTGAAATTCCTGTCGATGGCTGCAAAGAAAACACAAACAGGGTAAACAAGGTCATCACCGCGCAAGGCGGGACGACTTACTGCCCATCTTGGGATCCATCAGACCTCCAACCTTTTGcttcccattctcatccAAGACCTCGGTGGATTCGATTTTGGCGACAGAAAAGGCTTTCTGTGGCAAACATTAGCGAACGTCAACTCCCATTACTATTTTGGAGATGGCAAGGCTCGAAATGACGACGCACAATCTCCTCTGGGCTCATAATACCAAATTGGATCTCCTTGACCTGCTTGACCGGCGCAGAGGAGTAAGGAAATGTGACCGTCATGGTGGCGTTCTGTCGTTTGGTTTGCCGATTGCCTTGTTATTCCCCACTTTCACTCCtgttctttcctttcttattttttattttttttctctgACAGTGCTACAACAAGAAGCTGGGTATCTGTTCCGTTTGCAGGGTCTGAGGTGTCGGACAGATGAATTGCAAGATGGATATGACGAATATAGGATGGAGTCGGAGTCAGAGTCGGGTTTGCGAGTTTTTGAAGGGGGTGGGCGAGACTTGTGGCCGTGTCTCCGGATGAGTGGTTTTCCCTAATTCTACGTCTACCTGCCGGAATATCAGGGAATGGGAAATAGgtaggaagaaggagatgtggTATGAAGTAAGAAGGAACAGGGGAGGTACGAAAGACCCGATGCTGAGTGAGCGAGCAGCGGATGGCGGAGAGGGGGAGCCTCGTGCGCTATTTCCGAAACGCCGTtatgggagatgatgacaaTGCGACCGTGGGAATTGGGCGACGGTcggggtggaggtggtgtcCTGATCTGATTGCTGGCGGCAACGGATGGATCATCCGGTCTCTCTACTGTATGACTGTACTCGGACTACTCCTATCGTTTTCACACCCATCCTCTGCTGCCACCCTCATATATCTTTTAGAGCAGCCACTCCATC encodes the following:
- a CDS encoding DNA-directed RNA polymerase II subunit RPB1; translated protein: MTVTFPYSSAPVKQVKEIQFGIMSPEEIKAFSVAKIESTEVLDENGKQKVGGLMDPKMGTIDRNFKCQTCLEGMSECPGHFGHIELARPVFHQGFIVKVKKILECVCYSCGKLKVDMRDPMVANAVRRIKAQHRLKAIWALAKDKKICEPDELDEKDNGDATFEDEYLQEKKAALKGHGGCGHEQPVWRKKGLKLLGVWKPTDKGEDETTEPEERNVSPGEVYNILKKITPEDLHIMGLNADYARPDWMILTVLPVPPAAVRPSIAVDGGAMRSEDDLTYKLSQIIKFNGVVRRMEAEGVPPSVVNEQFDLLQYHVCTYMDNDIAGLPRDQQKGGRAIKAIRARLKGKEGRMRGNLMGKRVDFSARTVITGDPNLQLDQVGVPKSIAMTLTYPERVTPYNIVYLQTLVNNGPATYPGARYYVKDTGERVDLKYRKSGEPISLQFGWIVERHLKDGDYVLFNRQPSLHKMSMMSHRVKLMNYSTFRLNLSVTSPYNADFDGDEMNLHVPQSEETRAELSQIAWVPRQIVSPQANKPVMGIVQDTLCGIRKFTLRDNFLDWLQVQHILLWLPEWDGTIPPPAIFKPKPMWTGKQLLSMTIPKGINITYKNNEKPSPIDVTDENVLIENGELVHGTIVKNMAGSANNGLVHVIFRELGHVAARDFFSAVQRVVNYWLLHYGFSVGIGDTIVDKATMAGITNRMVEAKEAVQKLIQEAEANRMKPKPGMTIRETLEASIAAELNKARDWTGKTTQDNLKADNNVKQMVVSGAKGSFINISQMSGVVGQQFVEGKRIAFGFRHRSLPHFSKDDYGPESRGFVENSYLRGLTPQEFWFHAMGGREGLIDTAVKTAETGYIQRRLVKAMEDLKVAYDGTVRNSVNEVVQFLYGEDGMDGAAMEKQSLDIIRLSDRAFERRYKIDVLGANGFSKGVLQAGIDQSSISLQKLLDEEFAQISEDRHILRSEIYQDGTPGHPLPVNIQRVIQNSQQIFHIDPRVPSDLDPVYLLEQRDALAERLLVVRGDDKLSRAAQKNATLVFNMLLRSHLATRRVLEEYHLNREAFDWVIGEVEQIFNKAVVNAAEMVGTLAAQSIGEPATQMTLNTFHYAGVASKSVTGGVPRLKEIINVAINIRTPALNVYLDPEYSKTEEDAHQIMRKLTYTRLRDITATVEIFYDPKLDSTDIEEDKDFVDAFFAIPDEDIRLELHSPWLLRLELDRAKVLEGGYEMSQIVDAIADTVGKDVFVIHSEDNAPKLVIRIRVVAEKEDEELLGDEDMFLKRIEGTLLDQVELGGITGITRVFISEGKQVVISQNGEYDQQKEWFLETDGINLKEVMAVDGVNAFRTYSNNCYEVYETLGIEAARNALYKELNGVIEMGGSYVNYRHLALLCDLMCSKGALMSITRHGINRTDAGALSRAAFEETVEILLEAAAVGDIDDCKGVAENVLLGQMAPMGTGAFDVSLDMNMLKDVIVDHRLPVQNMMAAGMAGGMTPGGAMTPYDNLSPMWGGDKGALGHAAFSPIQSSANDEGGNFAYLGYGQSPMHGGMSPAGYSPSSPAGYSPTSPFAVTSPAYSPTSPFAGAAAGAASPWVGRGGYGATSPAYSPTSPQYSPTSPQFSPTSPSFSPSSPTYSPASPAYGGAAVGNRASPYSPTSPAYSPTSPMGGITSPQYSPTSPRYSPTSPAFSPTSPSYSPTSPAPFQATSPRYSPTSPQFSPTSPTYSPASPAYSPTSPQYSPTSPAYSPTSPAYSPTSPAYGGAAPNGGTAQQQNGPARPGWGNAGGYGTSPSWKS